One window from the genome of Actinoplanes lobatus encodes:
- a CDS encoding DNA-binding protein — protein sequence MGAAEIMRRLRIGETRLKHYLALASWPATYDELTMGRVWAAEDIERWIQEHRADLAEDPEGE from the coding sequence ATGGGAGCCGCAGAGATCATGCGGCGGCTCCGCATCGGCGAGACGCGCCTCAAGCACTACCTGGCCTTGGCCAGTTGGCCGGCCACCTACGACGAGCTGACCATGGGCCGCGTGTGGGCCGCCGAGGACATCGAGCGGTGGATCCAGGAGCACCGCGCCGATCTCGCCGAGGACCCCGAAGGCGAGTAG
- a CDS encoding helix-turn-helix transcriptional regulator → MADRRNLPRLMGQQEIRDRLGYSRQHTAMLIGQKGFPDPAYKLGMGRIWLADDVEEWIRAHRPALAEDPES, encoded by the coding sequence ATGGCAGATCGACGGAATCTCCCACGGCTCATGGGGCAGCAGGAGATCCGCGACAGGCTGGGCTACTCCCGCCAGCACACCGCCATGCTGATCGGGCAGAAAGGCTTTCCGGATCCCGCCTACAAGTTGGGGATGGGCCGCATCTGGCTCGCCGACGACGTCGAGGAGTGGATCCGCGCGCACCGGCCGGCGCTCGCCGAGGACCCGGAGAGCTGA
- a CDS encoding HK97 gp10 family phage protein, which yields MEMRIAVTGLAQLNRGLRAVDSEAPKQLRLALNEGAELLVTRVRPKIPAITGAARSSVKARSTRTSARVAVGGKKAAYFPWLDFGGQGRRSGRPAPRPFIREGRYVYPTLAEIRPEIEQVLQEAISRAVAGAGLEEG from the coding sequence GTGGAGATGCGGATCGCCGTGACCGGCCTGGCCCAGCTCAACCGCGGGCTGCGGGCGGTCGACAGTGAGGCGCCGAAGCAGCTGCGTCTCGCGCTGAACGAGGGCGCCGAACTGCTCGTCACCCGGGTCCGGCCGAAGATTCCCGCCATCACCGGGGCCGCCAGGTCCAGCGTCAAAGCAAGGTCCACCCGCACGTCGGCCCGGGTCGCGGTCGGCGGCAAGAAGGCCGCCTACTTCCCCTGGCTGGACTTCGGCGGGCAGGGCCGGCGATCCGGCCGCCCGGCGCCGCGGCCATTCATCCGCGAGGGCCGGTACGTGTACCCGACGCTCGCCGAGATTCGGCCGGAGATCGAACAGGTGCTCCAGGAAGCGATCAGCCGGGCTGTCGCCGGCGCCGGACTCGAGGAGGGCTGA